The Pseudomonas berkeleyensis genome includes a region encoding these proteins:
- a CDS encoding type II toxin-antitoxin system ParD family antitoxin: protein MSTMNISLPDALKSFVDEQVSQRGYGTSSEYVRELIRKDQDRQHLRGLLLAGAASAPAAPADADYFESLRARVRNAQG, encoded by the coding sequence ATGAGCACCATGAACATCTCCCTGCCGGACGCTCTCAAGAGCTTTGTTGATGAGCAAGTGAGCCAGCGTGGTTACGGCACCAGCAGCGAATACGTGCGTGAGCTGATTCGTAAAGATCAAGACCGCCAACATCTGCGTGGCCTTCTACTTGCCGGTGCTGCATCCGCCCCCGCCGCCCCTGCCGATGCTGACTACTTCGAATCGCTCCGTGCTCGCGTGCGGAACGCTCAAGGATGA
- a CDS encoding type II toxin-antitoxin system RelE/ParE family toxin — translation MKQKPVIPRELASRDVDNAIAYYIEEQAEKAALGFIDALERAYKQISRHPTSGSARYAHELDLPGLRSWPLQRYPYLVFYVEQDSHIDVWRVLHTMTDLPAWLSSPVTG, via the coding sequence ATGAAGCAAAAGCCCGTAATCCCGCGTGAGCTAGCAAGCCGAGACGTAGACAACGCCATTGCCTACTACATCGAAGAGCAGGCCGAGAAAGCCGCACTAGGTTTTATTGACGCCCTGGAGCGTGCTTATAAGCAGATCAGCCGTCACCCTACTTCCGGCTCTGCTCGCTATGCCCATGAACTGGATCTGCCCGGTCTACGCTCCTGGCCGCTTCAGCGTTATCCCTACCTAGTGTTCTATGTTGAGCAAGATAGCCATATTGATGTTTGGCGGGTGCTGCACACCATGACCGACCTTCCCGCATGGTTGAGCTCCCCAGTAACGGGCTAG